A single Bifidobacterium asteroides DNA region contains:
- the rplT gene encoding 50S ribosomal protein L20, translating into MARVKRAVNAHKKRRVVLERASGYRGQRSRLYRKAKEQLLHSYTYNFRDRKARKGDFRKLWIQRINAGCRAQGITYNRFIQGLRLAGIELDRRALADLVVNDIDTFNAIVAEAKKALPADVNAPVAA; encoded by the coding sequence ATGGCACGAGTCAAGCGGGCAGTCAACGCGCATAAGAAGCGTCGGGTCGTCCTGGAGCGGGCGTCAGGCTACCGTGGCCAGCGCTCCCGTCTCTACCGCAAGGCCAAGGAGCAGCTGCTTCATTCATATACATACAACTTCCGGGACCGCAAGGCCCGCAAGGGCGACTTCCGCAAGCTGTGGATCCAGCGCATCAACGCCGGATGTCGCGCCCAGGGAATCACCTACAACCGCTTCATCCAGGGGTTGCGCCTGGCCGGCATCGAGCTGGATCGCCGTGCCCTGGCCGACCTGGTCGTCAACGACATCGACACCTTCAACGCCATCGTGGCTGAGGCCAAGAAGGCCCTGCCTGCCGATGTGAACGCTCCGGTCGCAGCCTGA
- the rpmI gene encoding 50S ribosomal protein L35: MPKMKSNSAASKRVRTTGSGKLMHAGTGMRHNLEHKSAKKRRHLSTDEVLAPTQSKNMKRMLAR, from the coding sequence ATGCCGAAGATGAAAAGTAACTCCGCCGCATCCAAGCGCGTCCGGACCACGGGTTCGGGCAAGCTCATGCACGCCGGGACCGGTATGCGCCACAATCTGGAGCACAAGTCGGCCAAGAAGCGTCGTCACCTGTCCACTGACGAGGTGCTCGCTCCGACCCAGTCCAAGAACATGAAGAGGATGCTGGCCCGCTGA
- a CDS encoding spermidine synthase, whose product MTEFFSGMAVMAAELGASRLLAPYFSSSQIVWTIIIGTIMIALALGAVVGGRWADRNPDPDRLYLCIMAAAVWIALIPLVGKYLIILISGLLIVAVSTNFLVLAAFISCLIIFVPPLFLLGTITPGLVKSATDSLDDNASVVGRLSACNTVGSILGTFLPTFVTIPAVGTFVTFLIFSGILLLVALVYFLSSHAHRLACLIATVAFVVSAALSPMTGFAFWEKGLAYEGESIYNYLQVKTLADRTILSTNVLFGVQSVTMKHPGMTGMYYDTALAAPLMADQARSALILGMGTGTYARQLRRYYPRMAVQGVEIDQAISDLAIKYFDQPADIPVSTYDGRAWLAASGQRFDLIMVDAYQDITIPFQMSSTEFFALVRNHLNPGGVMVVNMNMIDDGQGSINAALTNTITRVFGSDAILTADVPQTTNRELFARRPSSEDVSGPGGDSQGKKDAMGDYPGSDLLAEAAARVSPDPDLSQMMGQVSSRLSTVGDAKGRVLTDDNAPVELLGMHAIDRIIGREAGPYRRILQQKGIQGLIQEVS is encoded by the coding sequence GTGACGGAGTTCTTCTCGGGGATGGCCGTCATGGCCGCCGAGCTGGGGGCCTCCCGCCTGCTGGCTCCTTACTTCTCGTCCTCGCAGATCGTATGGACCATCATCATCGGGACCATCATGATCGCCCTGGCCCTGGGTGCTGTCGTCGGCGGCCGCTGGGCCGACCGGAACCCTGACCCGGACAGGCTCTACCTGTGCATTATGGCCGCGGCGGTCTGGATCGCCCTGATCCCCCTGGTCGGCAAGTATCTGATCATCCTGATCTCGGGGCTGCTGATCGTGGCCGTCTCCACCAACTTCCTGGTCCTGGCGGCCTTCATCTCCTGTCTGATCATCTTTGTCCCGCCCCTCTTCCTCCTGGGGACCATCACCCCCGGCCTGGTCAAGAGCGCCACCGACTCCCTGGACGACAACGCTTCGGTGGTCGGCCGGCTCAGCGCCTGCAATACCGTAGGATCCATCCTGGGCACCTTCCTGCCCACCTTTGTGACCATCCCGGCCGTGGGGACCTTCGTCACCTTTCTGATCTTCTCCGGGATACTGCTCCTGGTGGCCTTGGTCTACTTTCTTTCCTCCCATGCCCACCGCCTGGCCTGCCTGATCGCCACGGTGGCCTTTGTGGTCTCGGCAGCCCTGTCGCCGATGACGGGGTTCGCCTTCTGGGAGAAGGGCCTGGCCTACGAGGGCGAGTCCATCTACAACTACCTGCAGGTCAAAACCCTGGCGGACAGGACCATCCTCTCCACCAACGTCCTCTTCGGCGTTCAGTCGGTGACCATGAAGCACCCCGGGATGACCGGCATGTACTACGACACGGCCCTGGCGGCGCCGCTCATGGCTGATCAGGCCCGCTCGGCCCTGATCCTGGGCATGGGGACCGGGACCTACGCCCGGCAACTGAGGCGGTACTATCCTCGGATGGCCGTCCAGGGGGTGGAGATCGACCAGGCCATCAGCGACCTGGCCATCAAGTATTTTGATCAGCCCGCCGATATCCCGGTTTCCACCTACGACGGCCGAGCCTGGCTGGCAGCCAGTGGCCAGCGCTTCGACCTGATCATGGTCGATGCCTATCAGGACATCACCATACCCTTCCAGATGAGCTCCACCGAGTTCTTCGCCCTGGTCAGGAACCACCTGAATCCGGGCGGAGTCATGGTGGTCAACATGAACATGATCGACGACGGTCAGGGGTCCATCAATGCGGCCCTGACCAATACCATCACCAGGGTCTTCGGGTCTGATGCCATCCTGACGGCCGACGTGCCCCAGACCACCAACCGCGAGCTTTTTGCGCGTCGTCCCTCTTCCGAGGATGTCTCGGGACCAGGAGGGGATAGCCAGGGCAAGAAGGATGCGATGGGGGACTACCCGGGTTCCGACCTGTTGGCGGAGGCGGCCGCCAGGGTCAGCCCTGATCCGGACCTGTCCCAGATGATGGGGCAGGTCAGCTCCCGTCTGAGCACGGTTGGGGATGCCAAGGGGAGGGTATTGACCGATGACAATGCGCCGGTCGAATTGCTGGGCATGCACGCCATCGACCGGATCATCGGCAGGGAGGCCGGCCCCTACCGGCGGATTCTTCAGCAAAAAGGGATCCAGGGGCTGATCCAGGAGGTCTCTTGA
- a CDS encoding sugar phosphate isomerase/epimerase family protein yields MSAAVTDKPVIATCLNGAPLQGADGRSMTKADPSDWAKIFTAIAGAGFHYAELSDAWIRPADMTPARRHELVETAHSCGVELPSLHVQRASVIQPGIGQNNLAYAHASIDAAAEMGMKVFSTGLHQPLNSSQRKAFWFWLGQGPVDPPDDPERWQTAVRRIRELGRHANDAGMVMSLEMYEDTYLGRADSAVRFVSEVGLPNVGLNPDVGNLVRLHRRIDDWRETYRKTLPYAVYWHLKNYQRDEAPDGSWHVAIPTTLRDGIIDYRWAVHYAQSCGYQGMFICEHYGGDVLSVCAHNAEYLQKLLSRP; encoded by the coding sequence ATGAGTGCGGCCGTGACCGATAAGCCAGTGATTGCCACCTGCCTGAATGGAGCGCCTCTGCAAGGAGCGGATGGTAGATCGATGACCAAGGCCGACCCAAGCGATTGGGCCAAGATTTTCACAGCGATAGCAGGCGCCGGTTTCCATTACGCCGAACTGTCGGATGCCTGGATCAGGCCGGCGGATATGACTCCTGCAAGGAGGCATGAATTGGTGGAGACTGCACACAGCTGCGGGGTTGAATTGCCCTCCTTGCATGTGCAGCGCGCCAGCGTCATTCAGCCGGGAATCGGGCAGAACAATCTGGCCTATGCGCACGCCAGCATTGACGCTGCGGCGGAGATGGGTATGAAAGTCTTTTCAACCGGACTGCATCAGCCCCTGAACTCCTCACAGCGCAAGGCCTTTTGGTTCTGGCTGGGACAGGGTCCGGTGGATCCGCCTGACGACCCTGAGCGCTGGCAGACCGCGGTACGCAGAATCAGAGAGCTGGGCCGGCATGCTAATGACGCAGGAATGGTCATGTCTTTGGAGATGTACGAGGACACCTATCTGGGTCGCGCTGACTCCGCCGTCCGTTTCGTATCCGAGGTAGGCCTGCCCAACGTGGGTCTCAATCCAGACGTGGGCAACCTGGTCCGCCTGCACCGGCGGATCGATGATTGGCGCGAAACCTATCGGAAGACGCTTCCATATGCGGTTTACTGGCATCTGAAGAACTACCAGCGCGACGAAGCCCCTGACGGTTCCTGGCATGTTGCTATACCCACAACCTTGCGTGACGGCATCATCGATTACCGTTGGGCGGTCCATTATGCCCAAAGCTGCGGGTACCAGGGCATGTTCATCTGTGAGCACTACGGAGGCGATGTTCTATCCGTCTGCGCTCACAACGCTGAATACCTGCAGAAACTGCTTTCCCGGCCGTGA
- the infC gene encoding translation initiation factor IF-3 yields the protein MISDEPRINDDIRVSQVRLIGPNGEQVGIIATSVALNLAKEANLDLVEVAPKAKPPVAKLIDYGKFKYNEKIKAREARRNQSMSEIKEIRFRLKIDDHDFEVKEGHVRRFLSAGDKVKVTIMLRGREQSRPIGGVELLRKLADDVADLGSIEFAPKQEGRNIIMTLSPKGKKVHTQSEQRRRGGQARAERKARQAAHLAAKADNNTSPKQMKSKEGSNAEDEK from the coding sequence ATCATTAGCGACGAACCAAGGATTAACGACGATATACGAGTGTCTCAGGTACGCCTGATCGGGCCCAACGGCGAGCAGGTGGGAATCATTGCGACCTCCGTCGCCCTCAACCTGGCCAAGGAGGCCAACCTTGACCTGGTCGAGGTTGCGCCCAAGGCCAAGCCTCCGGTCGCCAAGCTCATTGATTACGGCAAGTTCAAATACAACGAGAAGATCAAGGCTCGTGAGGCCCGCCGCAATCAGAGCATGTCGGAGATCAAGGAGATCCGCTTCAGGTTGAAGATCGACGACCACGACTTCGAGGTCAAGGAGGGGCACGTGCGCCGCTTCCTGTCCGCCGGAGACAAGGTCAAGGTCACCATCATGCTGCGTGGGCGCGAGCAGTCCCGGCCCATCGGCGGCGTGGAGCTCCTGCGCAAGCTGGCTGACGACGTCGCGGATCTGGGCTCCATCGAGTTTGCCCCCAAGCAGGAGGGGCGCAACATCATCATGACCCTGTCGCCCAAGGGCAAGAAGGTCCACACCCAGTCCGAGCAGCGTCGGCGGGGCGGCCAGGCCCGTGCCGAGCGCAAGGCCCGTCAGGCGGCCCATCTGGCTGCCAAGGCCGACAACAATACTTCTCCCAAGCAGATGAAATCCAAGGAGGGCAGCAATGCCGAAGATGAAAAGTAA
- a CDS encoding RpiB/LacA/LacB family sugar-phosphate isomerase, translating into MRLAFGADPNAAGLKNVLMEEARRLGHEVIDFPTDDPIYANVAIALAQSVVRGEADRGVLLCGTGLGVSISANKVPGAYCACVSDIYQAERARRSNDANIIAMGAQVLGPETAKSLLRAYLDSEFDPDSRSGPKVARIREFELHQQ; encoded by the coding sequence ATGAGACTGGCGTTTGGAGCCGATCCTAATGCTGCAGGGTTGAAGAATGTGCTCATGGAGGAGGCAAGACGTCTAGGTCACGAGGTGATCGATTTTCCTACCGATGATCCGATCTACGCCAACGTGGCCATCGCCCTTGCGCAGTCTGTGGTTAGGGGCGAAGCGGATCGAGGAGTCCTGCTTTGCGGGACGGGTCTAGGCGTTTCGATCTCGGCCAATAAAGTGCCGGGAGCCTATTGCGCTTGCGTATCGGACATATATCAAGCCGAGCGTGCCCGCCGCAGCAATGATGCGAACATCATCGCCATGGGAGCTCAGGTTCTGGGGCCCGAAACAGCCAAATCCCTGTTAAGGGCCTATCTGGACAGTGAGTTCGATCCTGATTCCAGAAGCGGCCCGAAGGTGGCGCGCATCCGCGAATTTGAGCTTCATCAGCAATGA
- a CDS encoding sugar-binding transcriptional regulator: protein MADAAELYWVHGMKVAAVARELDVSTSTVSRLLSEAKRRHIIEFTVNRQEDSALELRHHLEEEFHIHAVVVGTGEILDATRRRVAVGDAAQSQIWKMVNSDTVIGVAWGRTIESLSLQLIPKHLSGVEILQLHGFGNTLSFGENYFTQILTRFGTAYDAQVHLFPAPAIFDSSETREMMWKETSIRQMLELRRSLDLIITSVGTPYGATPSPLFSPGVLSRHDREELKREHVVGDVTSTFYRSDGSMRDLAINKRSTGLSREELLRVPTRLFIVADENKVQALTTALNAGLVTHLVIDQTTAAHLVRQ, encoded by the coding sequence ATGGCGGATGCCGCCGAACTCTATTGGGTGCACGGCATGAAAGTTGCAGCCGTGGCAAGAGAGCTTGATGTGTCCACGTCAACTGTCTCGCGTCTGCTGTCTGAGGCGAAACGTCGCCACATCATCGAGTTCACCGTCAATCGTCAGGAGGACTCGGCGCTCGAGCTGAGGCATCATCTTGAGGAGGAGTTCCATATCCATGCAGTTGTTGTGGGTACTGGTGAGATATTGGATGCTACCAGGCGGAGGGTTGCCGTAGGAGATGCCGCTCAATCGCAGATTTGGAAGATGGTCAATTCCGATACGGTCATCGGGGTGGCGTGGGGCCGAACTATAGAATCTCTCTCCCTTCAGCTGATACCCAAGCATCTATCGGGTGTTGAGATTCTGCAGCTTCATGGTTTCGGGAATACACTTTCCTTCGGGGAAAATTATTTTACCCAGATCCTCACTCGCTTTGGCACCGCATATGACGCTCAAGTTCATTTGTTCCCCGCCCCTGCCATCTTCGATTCCAGTGAAACTCGTGAGATGATGTGGAAGGAGACCAGCATTCGTCAGATGCTGGAATTGCGGCGTTCCTTGGATCTGATCATAACCTCTGTCGGCACTCCGTATGGGGCCACGCCCAGCCCCTTGTTTAGTCCGGGAGTGCTGTCCCGTCATGATCGAGAAGAGCTTAAACGTGAGCATGTAGTGGGGGATGTGACCTCCACCTTCTACCGCAGCGACGGCAGCATGCGTGATTTGGCCATCAATAAAAGGTCGACCGGGCTGAGCCGAGAGGAATTGCTCAGGGTGCCGACTCGTCTGTTCATCGTAGCCGATGAAAACAAGGTTCAAGCCTTGACTACGGCTCTTAATGCCGGCTTGGTTACTCACCTGGTCATCGACCAGACGACGGCAGCACATCTGGTCCGGCAGTAG
- a CDS encoding triose-phosphate isomerase translates to MNKPIVAISLKMYFTRKQTLAYCRRLADLLNAAALPQDKVTMAVLPDYLTVEQAGQALLSTDVHLGIQDVCDQDRGPFTGEVSPRDAFDLGVTVAEVGHEERRRLYGEDDELIGRKVRACWRNGLTPLLCVGELSNHGPEAAAEYCLKQIEMGLGEKPDLPAWIAYEPVWAVGASRPAPVEYVQEVCSIIKNKLGPQCHNLSLIYGGAAAPGLLTELWPTVDGVFLGRFAHDPAAFMEVVKEAWRLISQDSEVQNGQS, encoded by the coding sequence ATGAACAAGCCGATTGTAGCTATAAGCCTGAAAATGTATTTTACAAGAAAACAGACACTGGCATATTGTCGACGATTAGCCGATCTTCTCAATGCCGCAGCCCTTCCACAGGACAAGGTGACGATGGCGGTTTTGCCGGATTACCTTACGGTGGAGCAGGCTGGGCAGGCCCTGCTGTCCACGGATGTTCATCTTGGTATTCAGGATGTATGCGATCAAGATCGTGGCCCGTTTACTGGAGAGGTCTCGCCCCGGGATGCTTTTGATCTGGGTGTGACCGTGGCCGAAGTGGGTCATGAGGAACGCCGTCGCCTGTATGGGGAAGATGATGAACTCATCGGGCGGAAGGTTCGTGCATGCTGGCGCAATGGATTGACACCCCTGCTGTGTGTGGGTGAGCTTAGCAACCACGGCCCTGAGGCAGCCGCTGAATATTGCTTAAAACAGATCGAAATGGGGCTGGGTGAGAAGCCTGACCTTCCAGCCTGGATCGCATATGAACCCGTCTGGGCCGTCGGAGCTTCCCGCCCCGCTCCAGTTGAATACGTCCAAGAGGTATGTTCGATTATCAAAAACAAGCTTGGCCCCCAATGCCACAATTTGTCGCTCATATATGGAGGGGCTGCTGCTCCGGGATTGTTGACTGAGCTATGGCCAACTGTCGATGGGGTCTTTCTAGGCCGTTTCGCGCATGATCCCGCTGCTTTCATGGAAGTCGTGAAAGAGGCCTGGCGCCTGATCAGCCAGGACTCGGAGGTCCAGAACGGTCAGAGTTGA
- a CDS encoding dihydroxyacetone kinase family protein — MACRIDDVGEFATESIRGFVQANPGYVKACPGGVIRSTRSRNDQVALVIGGGMGHYPAFAGLVGPGMAHAAVQGNIFASPSARQVVDVCRRADQGRGIILIFGNYEGDRLNFNQAARTLRAEGHDVRVLPVTDDLYSAPPDRIQERRGIAGDMAVFKIAGAACAAGMDLDSVEALAIRANACTRSLGVAFSGCTLPGSDKPLFSVPEGRMSLGLGIHGEPGIGQTDRPTIDGLADLLVRRLMDERPEDRQMHGAHVAPILNGLGALKSDELFAVYDAVQRRLSQLGLRLIQPLVGEFCTSFDMSGLSLSLCWLDEDLEPLWCASAETPALHLGNHVDSSQTDIDAQVSAQEDGPTEKEEQATPESKQAAQILARIMQTVMQCVNDNVDYLGRIDAVAGDGDHGLGMQRGAEAAAKAADEAIATGSGCRTALKQAAEAWADKAGGTSGALWGELLTSLAGHLSDSSRPGKEEIAEGWRDADKQLMEFGGAKPGDKTMIDAVHPFVQAFASGGDSLANTWSHAAEAARHGAEETADMLPKKGRAKAHGSKDLGTPDPGAVSFAMIVQAVSPVLNDLASQEQCNADKVVLS, encoded by the coding sequence ATGGCGTGTCGGATTGATGATGTCGGTGAATTCGCAACGGAATCGATCAGAGGATTCGTCCAGGCCAATCCTGGGTATGTCAAGGCATGCCCGGGTGGCGTGATTCGTTCTACACGCTCCAGGAATGATCAGGTTGCGCTGGTAATCGGCGGAGGCATGGGGCACTATCCGGCATTCGCGGGACTCGTGGGGCCGGGCATGGCTCATGCGGCCGTGCAGGGCAATATTTTCGCATCTCCATCCGCCAGGCAGGTTGTTGACGTTTGCCGTCGAGCCGATCAAGGGCGAGGCATAATCCTCATCTTCGGCAACTACGAGGGGGATCGGTTGAATTTCAACCAGGCTGCACGCACGCTTCGTGCCGAGGGCCATGATGTGCGAGTTCTGCCGGTTACTGATGATCTGTATTCCGCCCCTCCGGATCGAATTCAGGAACGCCGAGGCATAGCGGGTGATATGGCGGTTTTCAAAATCGCCGGAGCCGCCTGTGCGGCCGGAATGGACCTGGATTCTGTGGAAGCCTTGGCTATACGTGCTAATGCTTGCACACGCAGCTTGGGTGTGGCATTTTCCGGATGCACGCTGCCCGGGTCGGACAAACCACTGTTCAGTGTCCCTGAAGGCCGTATGTCGCTAGGGCTCGGCATTCATGGGGAGCCTGGAATCGGTCAAACAGATCGGCCTACTATCGATGGTTTGGCGGATCTGCTGGTCCGACGCCTCATGGATGAAAGACCCGAGGACCGTCAAATGCATGGGGCGCATGTGGCTCCCATTCTTAACGGCTTGGGCGCTCTTAAGTCTGATGAGCTCTTTGCTGTATACGATGCTGTCCAACGACGTCTGTCACAGCTGGGTCTGCGATTGATCCAACCTCTGGTGGGGGAGTTTTGCACCAGTTTTGATATGAGCGGATTGTCGCTTTCCTTGTGCTGGCTGGATGAGGATTTGGAGCCCCTTTGGTGTGCTTCCGCAGAGACGCCGGCTTTGCATTTGGGTAATCATGTAGATTCCAGCCAGACGGATATAGATGCCCAAGTGTCCGCGCAGGAGGACGGTCCGACCGAAAAAGAAGAGCAGGCCACCCCGGAGTCAAAACAGGCTGCTCAAATCTTGGCCAGAATCATGCAGACTGTGATGCAATGCGTTAACGACAACGTGGATTATCTGGGACGAATAGATGCGGTGGCGGGTGACGGGGATCATGGACTCGGCATGCAGCGCGGTGCTGAAGCAGCGGCAAAAGCTGCAGATGAAGCAATAGCAACTGGGTCCGGTTGCCGAACTGCATTGAAGCAAGCGGCTGAAGCCTGGGCCGATAAGGCAGGCGGCACGTCAGGAGCGCTCTGGGGTGAATTGCTGACATCCCTGGCAGGTCATCTCTCCGATTCATCGAGACCTGGGAAGGAGGAGATTGCAGAGGGCTGGCGCGACGCTGACAAGCAGCTTATGGAGTTTGGCGGGGCGAAACCGGGAGACAAGACCATGATCGATGCCGTGCATCCTTTCGTGCAAGCTTTTGCCAGCGGCGGGGATTCGCTGGCAAATACTTGGAGCCACGCTGCAGAAGCTGCTCGCCATGGGGCTGAGGAGACAGCCGATATGCTGCCCAAGAAGGGTCGCGCGAAAGCCCATGGCAGCAAGGATCTGGGTACCCCAGACCCAGGAGCGGTCTCATTCGCCATGATTGTCCAAGCCGTAAGTCCCGTACTGAACGATTTGGCCAGCCAAGAACAGTGCAATGCCGACAAGGTGGTGCTCTCATGA
- a CDS encoding GntT/GntP/DsdX family permease, with the protein MPRHPLDFGAVFWSYIQGKSVMLPVLSGIAAIIVLIVLIVYCKLHPFVALIISSLGLGLVNGLGTEKTVKSFTTGFGSQLSTTGIVIGLGAIIGGMLVSSGGAERIANVIVGKSKKALIPLAVGLVALIIELPNLFEVTFVLLIPIVFSVAKRTHTSALYVAIPMAAGMMTAHGLLPPGPATVIGAGAIGVDLGLVSMIGIVICIPVFAAGVWLFPKLMQRYYLRYQVSDGSEYATKDDDLAQAPGIVKSLPSVLLAPVLLIIGTIGKAVFSKGSVGYVITQFFGNTVVALLLSALYALIFLGLGSGMTAKKTLSQSKTSLKGVVNVLLIIGAGGGLKEMLQSTGLSDQIATTTAKWAIPTVLLAWLIAALFRVALGSGTVAVAAAAGIVAPMVAQADDLHKALAVLAIAVGAMIFSHVNDGAFWLFQEYLDMTVPQTLKTWSFLVTVQSVVGLIALLLVDAVIGVVV; encoded by the coding sequence GTGCCCCGGCATCCTCTTGATTTCGGGGCCGTCTTTTGGTCATACATTCAAGGAAAGAGTGTCATGCTTCCAGTTCTCAGCGGCATTGCCGCCATCATTGTTTTAATAGTTCTGATTGTGTACTGCAAACTGCATCCCTTTGTGGCGCTCATCATCTCATCTTTGGGCCTTGGTTTGGTCAATGGCCTGGGCACGGAGAAGACCGTCAAATCCTTTACTACGGGGTTCGGTTCTCAGCTGTCCACCACCGGTATCGTGATAGGTTTGGGAGCCATCATCGGTGGGATGCTCGTCAGCAGCGGCGGAGCCGAACGCATAGCCAACGTGATCGTGGGCAAGAGCAAGAAGGCTTTGATCCCTCTTGCTGTGGGTTTGGTGGCTTTGATCATCGAATTGCCCAATTTGTTTGAGGTCACCTTCGTGCTCCTCATTCCAATTGTGTTCTCTGTGGCTAAGAGGACTCATACCAGTGCGCTTTACGTAGCCATTCCTATGGCCGCCGGTATGATGACCGCCCATGGTCTGCTTCCTCCCGGCCCTGCAACCGTCATCGGTGCAGGTGCAATCGGAGTGGATCTCGGGTTGGTTTCCATGATCGGCATCGTAATCTGCATTCCTGTGTTCGCGGCCGGTGTCTGGCTGTTCCCCAAGCTCATGCAACGGTACTACCTTCGTTATCAGGTAAGTGATGGCTCTGAGTACGCCACCAAGGACGACGACCTGGCACAGGCTCCCGGCATAGTCAAATCACTGCCTTCGGTATTGCTGGCTCCGGTTCTGCTGATCATCGGCACCATTGGCAAGGCGGTCTTCTCCAAGGGCTCCGTCGGTTATGTGATTACGCAATTCTTTGGCAATACAGTGGTCGCCTTGCTCCTGTCGGCCTTGTACGCGCTGATCTTCCTGGGGCTCGGCTCGGGTATGACCGCCAAGAAGACGTTGAGTCAGAGCAAGACCAGTCTCAAAGGTGTGGTCAATGTTCTGCTGATCATTGGCGCAGGCGGTGGCCTTAAGGAAATGCTGCAGAGCACTGGTCTGAGCGATCAAATAGCGACAACCACAGCCAAGTGGGCCATTCCCACCGTTCTGCTGGCTTGGCTTATCGCTGCGCTCTTCCGTGTCGCTCTTGGGTCTGGCACGGTCGCTGTGGCTGCTGCGGCGGGCATCGTGGCTCCCATGGTCGCACAAGCAGATGATTTGCATAAGGCACTGGCTGTGTTAGCCATCGCCGTAGGCGCGATGATCTTCTCTCATGTAAATGACGGCGCCTTCTGGCTCTTCCAGGAGTATCTGGACATGACCGTTCCTCAGACGCTGAAGACATGGAGCTTCCTGGTGACTGTCCAATCGGTGGTAGGTCTGATTGCTCTGTTGCTGGTGGATGCCGTCATAGGCGTTGTGGTATAG
- a CDS encoding 4-hydroxythreonine-4-phosphate dehydrogenase PdxA, producing MSANASTKPRIAMTFGDPAGIGPELGVRLLADPKNRKSADIYVLADRVEVESAAEKAGLEVPIADQPNDDAVAVLDDHSLPETAIPIKQTSKEAGERALHQLSRGLDLARDGKIEAMVFMPLNKTSLHLGGMNELDELRWFAKKLDFDGFTSEINIIPGLWTSRVTSHMGLKDVPGRITKDGVVSAITLLHNLLHDSGIAEPRLGVCALNPHNGENGIFGREEIDIIRPGIEQARQAGINVEGTYSADTIFIGAKDRYDGVVTMYHDQGQIAIKLMGFDGGVTVQGGLPVFIDTPAHGTAFDLVGKNKANITSSQNAFNIACAIGSSRVNR from the coding sequence ATGAGTGCAAATGCATCAACAAAACCACGTATTGCCATGACGTTCGGCGATCCGGCCGGCATCGGCCCTGAACTTGGCGTCAGGTTGCTCGCTGATCCCAAAAACCGCAAGTCCGCTGACATCTATGTTTTGGCTGACAGGGTTGAGGTGGAGTCCGCGGCCGAGAAAGCCGGTCTGGAAGTCCCCATTGCTGATCAGCCTAATGATGATGCGGTAGCCGTTCTCGACGATCATTCGCTACCTGAAACCGCTATCCCCATCAAGCAAACGTCCAAGGAAGCCGGCGAGCGCGCACTGCATCAGCTCAGTCGCGGACTGGATCTAGCGCGAGACGGCAAAATCGAAGCCATGGTCTTCATGCCGTTGAACAAGACCAGCCTGCACCTGGGCGGCATGAACGAGCTCGACGAGCTCCGTTGGTTTGCCAAGAAATTGGACTTCGATGGATTTACGAGTGAAATCAATATCATTCCAGGATTGTGGACTTCAAGGGTGACCAGTCATATGGGACTCAAGGACGTGCCGGGCCGTATCACCAAGGATGGTGTGGTCAGCGCTATCACTCTGCTGCACAACTTGTTGCATGACTCGGGCATAGCGGAACCCCGCCTTGGGGTTTGCGCTTTGAACCCCCATAATGGCGAGAACGGCATTTTTGGCCGCGAGGAGATTGATATCATTCGTCCTGGTATCGAGCAGGCGCGGCAGGCCGGCATTAACGTGGAGGGAACCTATTCGGCTGACACCATATTTATTGGTGCCAAGGACCGGTATGACGGTGTCGTGACGATGTACCACGATCAGGGCCAGATCGCTATAAAGCTGATGGGCTTTGACGGTGGAGTCACTGTCCAAGGCGGTCTTCCTGTCTTCATAGATACGCCTGCTCATGGAACGGCATTCGATCTGGTTGGAAAGAACAAGGCCAACATCACTTCAAGCCAGAATGCCTTCAACATTGCCTGCGCTATCGGATCAAGCAGGGTCAATCGCTGA